Proteins encoded within one genomic window of Desulfonatronum thiodismutans:
- a CDS encoding ATP-grasp domain-containing protein: MPPAPHHPMADVALLTESRYACDDATPDDWYLRNILRDDELLQNALTKLGLSSVRLDWSAPDVDWSTFRCIVFRTTWDYFDRIAEFSAWLHLAQTQTRLCNAPETIWWNLDKHYLADLETRDVPVVPFRLLEPDAPQSLHGLLEAVGWEEAVLKPCVSGGARHTYRIQRDTADAIQERVRPLLAAESFLLQPFIRDVVRTGEDTVMVVNGRVTHAVRKIPKAGDFRVQDDHGGTVHPLDPTQEHVELAQRAMAACEPAPSYGRVDMVRDDNGKLVVMELELIEPELWLREYPPAAEEFARAIAGVATRPVPENTPLLSVEKVLFRQSVQKPQVQEAKKVQG, from the coding sequence ATGCCCCCCGCACCCCACCACCCCATGGCCGACGTGGCCCTCCTGACTGAGAGCCGCTACGCCTGCGATGACGCGACCCCGGACGACTGGTATCTGCGCAACATTCTGCGCGACGACGAGCTGCTGCAAAACGCCCTCACGAAACTCGGACTCTCCTCGGTCCGACTGGACTGGTCCGCCCCGGACGTGGATTGGTCAACGTTTCGCTGCATCGTCTTTCGGACGACATGGGACTACTTCGACCGGATAGCGGAATTCAGCGCATGGTTACACCTCGCCCAAACCCAGACCCGCCTGTGCAACGCTCCGGAAACCATCTGGTGGAACCTGGACAAACACTATCTCGCCGATTTGGAGACACGAGACGTTCCAGTAGTTCCGTTCCGACTTCTCGAACCCGACGCCCCCCAAAGCCTGCACGGCCTGCTCGAAGCGGTCGGATGGGAAGAGGCCGTGCTCAAACCCTGTGTTTCCGGTGGAGCGCGCCACACCTACCGGATTCAGCGCGACACCGCCGACGCGATTCAGGAACGGGTCCGTCCGCTCCTCGCCGCCGAATCCTTCCTGCTCCAACCGTTCATCCGTGACGTGGTCCGAACCGGCGAGGACACGGTGATGGTCGTCAACGGCCGCGTCACCCATGCCGTGCGCAAGATCCCCAAGGCGGGCGACTTCCGGGTCCAGGACGATCACGGCGGCACGGTCCACCCCCTCGACCCGACACAAGAGCACGTGGAATTGGCCCAACGCGCCATGGCCGCCTGCGAACCGGCCCCGAGTTACGGGCGGGTGGACATGGTCCGCGACGACAACGGAAAGCTGGTTGTCATGGAACTGGAACTCATCGAACCCGAACTCTGGCTGCGCGAATACCCTCCGGCCGCCGAGGAATTCGCCCGAGCCATCGCTGGGGTCGCCACTCGGCCCGTCCCCGAAAACACACCATTACTGAGTGTTGAAAAAGTCCTATTTCGACAGTCCGTTCAAAAACCCCAAGTGCAAGAAGCAAAAAAAGTTCAAGGTTGA
- a CDS encoding cupin domain-containing protein, protein MTTITPLTYKGSMMDEYFFEERCFISEWWNSDRDEDVSVARARVLPGVTTRLHRLRGIMERYIILEGQGLVEIDGRPADTVKPGDVVLIPPGVSQRISNPGISDLLFLVVCTPRFVPEAYEDMESLDGVEADQ, encoded by the coding sequence ATGACGACGATAACGCCCTTGACGTACAAGGGCTCCATGATGGACGAATACTTTTTCGAGGAACGCTGTTTTATTAGTGAATGGTGGAACTCCGACCGGGACGAGGACGTGTCCGTGGCCCGAGCCCGTGTCCTGCCCGGCGTCACGACCCGCTTGCACCGTCTGCGCGGCATCATGGAGCGGTACATCATTCTCGAAGGCCAGGGCTTGGTGGAAATCGACGGGCGGCCTGCCGACACCGTGAAGCCCGGAGACGTGGTCCTGATTCCCCCCGGCGTTTCTCAACGCATCAGTAATCCCGGCATTTCTGACCTGCTTTTTCTGGTCGTGTGCACGCCTCGATTCGTCCCCGAGGCTTACGAGGATATGGAAAGCCTGGACGGCGTCGAAGCGGATCAATGA
- a CDS encoding alpha-amylase/4-alpha-glucanotransferase domain-containing protein: protein MAKSPVYFSLVLHFHQPVGNFDHVFANAYDLAYNPLLEHLWNYPDIRVGLHFSGCLLDWLLEHRPAVHEQVGRLVKRGQVEILAGGYYEPVLPMLRPEDAQGQVRMHIRAMEDLWSVTPTGLWLTERVWEPHLPSWLAPLGLRYSLVDDNHLHRAGVRCLLGTWLTEDCGHPLRLLVNLKPLRRLIPWQPLDAVWAMLGDLAELGRDQGIAPLACLGDDAERFGLWPRTHEHCWEQGYMRRFFDGLLERRDWIKTVTPAEYMERHADQGRVYLPTASYLEMMDWAMPTKEAATLGTYRRACETQDISRFLSGGFWRNFLVKYPEVNWLQKRGLDLSRALDGLATERGEDAAVEAGRKRVWASQCNCAYWHGVFGGVYLTHLRQTNAANLLAAQEDSGLWPSPHWSVRDVDVDGREEVHARFGPWQLFLSPANGAAAKELDYLPKRLNLATAFARHPEPYHQALREAAEKGEVITPDHPQWKEFFHIHSAEVRAKEPGLERFLDYDRFDHMPFADYLLPDETSLDDLTHGRFQPLASSWQTAMTWEVRELKEGMEAAFAGRMAFTEKSSEESSEQFFGALSEKPLGEPSRWLDVEKSFRLFTDRVEVDYRITAFGGDVRNAIWATELALGLTSRCTGRSHGNGGEEEEKDLEQSWSFVALADVTFACPYSQGRFLVEVSPEATLRHVPLWAVTKSESGFERTPQGSAFYFCRPLRLASGGEERFRLTLRFVA, encoded by the coding sequence ATGGCCAAATCCCCCGTGTATTTCTCCCTGGTGCTGCATTTTCATCAGCCCGTGGGCAATTTCGATCATGTTTTCGCCAATGCCTACGATTTGGCCTACAATCCGCTGTTGGAGCACCTGTGGAACTATCCGGATATCCGGGTCGGGCTGCATTTTTCCGGTTGTTTGCTGGACTGGCTGCTGGAGCACCGGCCCGCGGTGCATGAACAGGTGGGGCGACTGGTCAAGCGGGGCCAGGTGGAAATTCTGGCCGGCGGGTATTACGAGCCCGTGCTGCCCATGCTCCGGCCCGAGGACGCCCAGGGTCAGGTGCGGATGCACATCCGGGCCATGGAGGACCTTTGGTCCGTCACGCCCACCGGGCTTTGGCTGACCGAGCGGGTCTGGGAGCCGCACTTGCCGTCCTGGCTGGCGCCCCTGGGCCTGCGCTACAGTCTGGTGGACGACAACCATCTGCATCGGGCCGGAGTGCGATGCCTGCTCGGAACCTGGCTGACCGAGGACTGCGGTCATCCCTTGCGCCTCCTGGTCAACCTCAAGCCGTTGCGCAGGTTGATTCCCTGGCAGCCTCTGGACGCGGTCTGGGCCATGCTGGGCGATTTGGCCGAGCTGGGTCGGGACCAGGGTATCGCGCCTTTGGCCTGTCTGGGGGACGACGCCGAGCGATTCGGACTGTGGCCCAGGACCCACGAGCATTGCTGGGAACAGGGCTACATGCGCCGCTTTTTCGACGGGTTGCTGGAGCGGCGGGACTGGATCAAAACGGTCACTCCGGCCGAGTACATGGAGCGTCACGCGGACCAGGGCCGGGTCTACCTGCCCACGGCCTCTTATCTGGAAATGATGGACTGGGCCATGCCCACCAAGGAGGCCGCGACCCTGGGAACCTATCGCCGGGCCTGCGAGACCCAGGATATTTCCCGGTTTCTGTCCGGCGGGTTCTGGCGCAACTTCCTGGTCAAATATCCGGAAGTGAACTGGCTGCAGAAGCGGGGGCTTGACCTTTCCAGGGCGCTGGACGGTTTGGCTACGGAGCGGGGCGAGGACGCGGCCGTGGAGGCGGGTCGCAAGCGGGTCTGGGCCAGCCAGTGCAACTGCGCCTACTGGCACGGGGTTTTTGGCGGGGTCTACCTGACCCATCTGCGTCAAACCAATGCCGCCAATCTCCTGGCGGCCCAGGAAGACTCCGGCCTGTGGCCCTCTCCCCACTGGTCCGTCCGGGACGTGGACGTGGACGGACGCGAGGAAGTGCATGCGCGCTTCGGTCCCTGGCAGCTCTTTCTGAGCCCGGCCAACGGGGCCGCGGCCAAGGAGCTGGACTACCTGCCCAAGCGCCTGAATCTGGCCACGGCCTTTGCCCGGCATCCCGAACCGTATCATCAGGCCCTGCGGGAAGCCGCGGAAAAAGGCGAGGTGATCACGCCGGACCATCCGCAATGGAAGGAGTTCTTCCATATCCACTCCGCGGAAGTGCGGGCCAAGGAGCCGGGGCTGGAACGATTTTTGGATTATGACCGGTTCGACCATATGCCCTTCGCGGACTATCTCCTGCCCGACGAGACCAGCCTTGATGATCTGACCCACGGACGCTTCCAGCCCTTGGCCAGCTCCTGGCAAACGGCCATGACCTGGGAGGTTCGGGAACTGAAGGAGGGGATGGAGGCGGCGTTTGCGGGCCGGATGGCTTTTACTGAAAAGTCTTCCGAAGAGTCTTCCGAACAGTTTTTTGGGGCGCTTTCCGAGAAGCCTTTGGGAGAACCTTCGCGATGGCTGGATGTGGAGAAGTCCTTTCGGTTGTTCACGGATCGGGTAGAGGTGGATTACCGGATCACGGCATTCGGGGGGGATGTCCGAAACGCGATCTGGGCCACGGAACTGGCCTTGGGTCTGACTTCGCGGTGTACCGGCCGATCCCATGGCAATGGCGGCGAGGAAGAGGAGAAAGACCTCGAACAGTCCTGGAGTTTCGTTGCTCTCGCGGACGTGACCTTTGCCTGTCCCTACTCCCAGGGCCGGTTTCTGGTGGAGGTCAGCCCGGAGGCCACGTTGCGCCATGTTCCGCTGTGGGCCGTGACCAAGTCCGAAAGTGGCTTCGAGCGCACCCCCCAGGGCTCGGCGTTTTACTTCTGTCGTCCGTTGCGGCTGGCTTCCGGCGGGGAAGAGCGCTTCCGGCTGACGTTGCGGTTCGTCGCGTAG
- a CDS encoding radical SAM protein produces MTRKPEAGYLRLNADGELRRRAAEALKTLCSCTACPRRCRVNRLDGKLGFCRVGRWAKVASYSPHFGEEEPLVGNGGSGTIFFAQCNLACVFCQNHDISHHGDDAPEASPEQLAAVMMELQGQGVHNINFVTPSHVVPQILEALVIAADQGLRLPLVYNSSGYDSLETLRRLDGVMDIYMPDAKFFAPDAAKTYCHAEDYPERAKAALKEMHRQVGDMELDDRGVAVRGLLVRHLVMPGNLAGTAKWMDFLAAEISPNTYMNIMDQYRPCGDASAFPELRRPLMAEEFDQALKAAALAGITRLDQRRTNLAERLWRALL; encoded by the coding sequence ATGACCAGAAAGCCGGAAGCCGGATATCTCCGACTCAACGCCGATGGAGAACTGCGGCGCCGTGCCGCCGAGGCGCTGAAGACGCTTTGCTCCTGCACTGCATGCCCCAGACGGTGCAGGGTGAATCGACTCGATGGGAAATTGGGCTTTTGCCGGGTCGGTCGCTGGGCCAAGGTCGCCAGCTACAGCCCGCACTTTGGGGAGGAGGAACCGCTGGTGGGCAACGGTGGGTCCGGAACGATCTTTTTCGCTCAGTGCAACCTGGCCTGCGTATTTTGCCAGAACCACGACATCAGCCACCACGGAGATGACGCTCCAGAGGCAAGCCCGGAACAGTTGGCCGCCGTCATGATGGAATTGCAGGGCCAAGGCGTCCACAACATCAATTTCGTCACCCCGTCCCACGTCGTGCCCCAGATCCTCGAAGCCCTGGTCATCGCCGCGGACCAAGGGCTGCGTTTGCCCCTGGTCTACAATTCCAGCGGATACGACAGCCTGGAGACGCTGCGTCGGCTCGACGGCGTGATGGACATCTATATGCCCGATGCCAAATTCTTTGCCCCGGATGCGGCCAAAACATACTGCCATGCCGAGGATTATCCGGAGCGGGCCAAAGCGGCCCTCAAGGAAATGCACCGCCAAGTGGGAGATATGGAACTGGACGACCGGGGCGTCGCCGTCCGAGGCCTGCTGGTCAGGCACCTGGTCATGCCCGGAAATCTGGCCGGGACGGCCAAGTGGATGGATTTTCTGGCCGCGGAAATCTCACCGAACACCTACATGAACATCATGGACCAGTACCGGCCGTGCGGCGATGCAAGCGCGTTCCCGGAGCTGCGCCGCCCGCTCATGGCCGAGGAGTTCGACCAAGCCCTGAAAGCCGCAGCCCTAGCCGGGATCACCCGCCTGGACCAGCGTCGGACGAACCTGGCCGAGCGCCTTTGGCGGGCACTGCTGTAA
- the hgcA gene encoding mercury methylation corrinoid protein HgcA: MKPLQPLPMAPPMPDMPTPGLSGFAVPRTDSGAAACUGPPPAPGAGVDDLPGYRIEPYVDGFIAVPPGRVPRVRVRPTIWDRLGDCRARLGLDRNNYTVNPGLYAVGDPSPDAPVIVTANYKLTFDTVRFALRGRNAWLLVTDTRGINVWCAGGKGSFNAEAVALQVRKAGLDRVVSHRRLILPQLAANGVRLRDVRKATGFEAVLGPIRAEDLPRFLDQGPDEAMREVTFTFRERLAVVPVELVLGWKMILAVLAAAAVLGLIGTEFAPEAVFQRWAVAATATLFGLLGGTVAFPLLLPRLPTRLFSLAGAGLGLIPALALPLLFPAPAWPVLVGAGLWTMTLSAWTALNFTGSTPFTSPSGVEKEMRAAIPILAGSTVLSVICFIWGNLQ; this comes from the coding sequence ATGAAACCACTGCAGCCCCTGCCCATGGCCCCGCCCATGCCTGATATGCCGACTCCGGGCCTTTCTGGCTTCGCCGTGCCAAGAACTGATTCAGGCGCCGCCGCTTGCTGAGGCCCGCCACCGGCTCCTGGTGCAGGGGTCGACGATCTGCCGGGCTATCGCATCGAGCCCTATGTGGACGGGTTCATCGCCGTCCCGCCGGGACGCGTTCCTCGCGTCAGGGTCCGCCCCACGATTTGGGACCGCCTTGGCGACTGTAGGGCCCGGCTGGGACTGGATCGCAACAACTATACCGTCAATCCGGGGCTCTACGCCGTCGGCGACCCGTCCCCCGATGCCCCGGTCATTGTCACGGCCAACTACAAGCTGACCTTCGACACGGTCCGTTTCGCCTTGCGCGGTCGGAACGCCTGGTTGCTGGTGACGGACACCCGGGGCATCAACGTCTGGTGCGCCGGCGGCAAAGGGTCCTTCAACGCCGAAGCCGTCGCCCTCCAGGTACGCAAGGCCGGCCTGGACCGCGTGGTGTCCCATCGCCGCCTGATCCTGCCCCAACTGGCCGCCAACGGCGTCCGGCTCCGGGACGTGCGCAAGGCCACGGGATTCGAAGCCGTCCTGGGACCGATCCGAGCCGAAGATCTGCCGCGTTTTCTGGATCAAGGTCCCGACGAGGCCATGCGGGAAGTCACCTTTACCTTTAGGGAACGGCTTGCCGTGGTGCCCGTTGAGCTGGTCCTGGGCTGGAAGATGATTCTCGCGGTCCTGGCCGCGGCGGCGGTGCTGGGTCTTATTGGGACGGAGTTTGCCCCTGAGGCCGTTTTCCAGCGCTGGGCCGTAGCCGCGACGGCCACCCTTTTCGGCCTGCTGGGCGGAACGGTGGCCTTTCCGTTGCTGCTGCCCCGGCTGCCCACCCGCCTCTTTTCCCTGGCCGGAGCCGGCCTGGGACTTATCCCGGCCCTGGCCCTGCCGTTGCTCTTCCCGGCTCCGGCTTGGCCCGTCCTGGTGGGAGCTGGGTTGTGGACCATGACCCTGTCCGCTTGGACGGCGCTGAACTTTACCGGCTCCACGCCCTTCACGTCGCCTTCCGGCGTGGAAAAGGAAATGCGGGCGGCCATCCCCATCCTCGCCGGCTCCACGGTGTTGTCCGTGATCTGCTTTATCTGGGGAAACCTTCAGTGA
- a CDS encoding ArsR/SmtB family transcription factor, producing the protein MTDVQIIAQCCKALGHPARVTILRHLLQADRCVCGELVNILPLAQSTVSQHLKLLKDAGLIQGEIDGPRICYCVDKSRLTLFKNLIAKLEAS; encoded by the coding sequence ATGACCGATGTTCAGATCATTGCCCAATGTTGCAAGGCCCTGGGCCACCCGGCCCGGGTGACCATCCTGCGCCACCTGTTGCAAGCAGACCGATGCGTTTGCGGCGAACTCGTGAACATCCTGCCCTTGGCTCAATCCACGGTCAGCCAGCACCTGAAGCTGCTCAAGGACGCCGGGTTGATCCAGGGTGAAATCGACGGACCACGTATCTGTTACTGCGTGGACAAATCACGCCTGACGCTGTTCAAGAACCTCATCGCCAAGCTGGAAGCCTCATGA
- a CDS encoding lipid II:glycine glycyltransferase FemX, whose amino-acid sequence MSVRLAPKKIQSLLPTDILFQSDYWAHVKSRLGCRPVAFDILSPEPTFNPARDIGRDNRGDVLVLLQPVGRNNLGAFVPQGPEHAPSGDHRGQYLEELSEALIRHLDPSVAFIRYDLPWESRYAPEMHAKSWTAFPEPRIREMRMNIGTKHWNLRKAEMDMTVASSLVVDIGRAEEEILAGMKAKTRYNIGLARRKGVTVTPASMDKLPTFYDLYRQTAKRNGFPSCDYRHFAALFQAHAQKSDTSELHFLLAGHGNDLLAGAIVAVSGNNAVFLHGASATPNRTFMGSYALHWSAMRLARSRGCTRYDMGAVSPGAAPDHPFYGLYRFKTGFGGTIELRSGSWDYPLNEDVYNAYRNADTLSRDNGL is encoded by the coding sequence ATGTCCGTTCGCCTCGCTCCCAAAAAAATCCAGTCCCTATTGCCCACGGACATCCTGTTCCAGTCCGACTACTGGGCCCATGTCAAATCCCGTCTGGGATGCAGGCCCGTGGCCTTCGACATCCTTTCCCCGGAGCCGACCTTCAACCCGGCTCGGGACATTGGCCGGGACAATCGCGGCGACGTCCTCGTCCTGCTCCAGCCCGTGGGTCGCAACAATCTGGGGGCCTTCGTGCCCCAGGGACCGGAACACGCTCCGTCCGGAGATCATCGCGGCCAGTACCTTGAAGAGCTTTCCGAAGCGCTGATCCGCCATCTGGACCCTTCCGTGGCCTTCATCCGCTACGATCTGCCCTGGGAGTCCCGATACGCGCCGGAAATGCACGCCAAGAGTTGGACCGCCTTTCCAGAGCCGCGCATCCGGGAAATGCGCATGAACATCGGCACCAAGCACTGGAACCTGCGCAAAGCGGAAATGGACATGACCGTGGCCAGTTCACTGGTCGTGGATATCGGTCGAGCGGAAGAGGAAATTCTGGCCGGGATGAAGGCGAAGACCCGCTACAATATCGGTTTGGCCCGGCGCAAGGGCGTCACCGTGACCCCGGCCTCCATGGACAAGCTGCCCACGTTTTACGACCTGTACCGCCAGACCGCCAAGCGCAACGGATTCCCCTCCTGCGATTATCGCCACTTCGCGGCGCTGTTCCAGGCCCACGCCCAAAAATCCGACACTTCGGAACTGCATTTCCTGCTGGCCGGACATGGAAACGACCTGCTGGCCGGAGCGATCGTCGCCGTTTCCGGGAACAACGCGGTTTTCCTGCACGGCGCCTCCGCCACGCCCAACAGGACGTTCATGGGCTCGTACGCCCTGCACTGGTCCGCCATGCGGCTGGCCAGGAGCCGAGGCTGCACCCGCTACGACATGGGGGCGGTCTCGCCCGGGGCCGCGCCGGACCATCCCTTTTACGGATTGTACCGCTTCAAGACCGGATTTGGCGGGACCATCGAACTGCGCAGCGGCTCTTGGGACTATCCGCTGAACGAAGACGTTTATAACGCGTATCGCAACGCGGACACGCTTTCCCGAGACAACGGCCTGTAA
- the hgcB gene encoding mercury methylation ferredoxin HgcB, with product MKRFHHLQNVATLTYDRDKCVGCGLCVTVCPHRVFTLQNDKAHVQDREACMECGACALNCPTQAVIVTPGVGCASYIIQTWLPKSSAPQCC from the coding sequence ATGAAGCGATTCCATCATCTTCAAAACGTGGCCACATTGACGTATGACCGTGATAAGTGCGTGGGCTGCGGCCTCTGCGTCACGGTCTGCCCGCACCGCGTCTTTACGCTGCAAAACGACAAAGCCCACGTCCAGGACCGCGAAGCCTGCATGGAATGCGGAGCCTGCGCCCTGAACTGCCCCACCCAGGCCGTGATCGTGACGCCCGGCGTCGGCTGCGCCTCGTACATCATTCAAACCTGGCTCCCGAAAAGCAGCGCTCCCCAATGCTGTTGA
- a CDS encoding DEAD/DEAH box helicase — protein MTIERFEELNLSEETLKAIQDMGFEEPSPIQALAIPMLMQGRDVIGQAQTGTGKTVAFGIPVLEKVDPTSRDIQGIVLCPTRELAIQVAEELNTLAKYRKGITVLPVYGGQPIDRQIRVLRQGAQVIIGTPGRVMDHMDRGTIKLDKVRIAVLDEADEMLDMGFREDIELILQTVPANRQTVLFSATMPSEILRLADTYQTDRLLAKVSQKVLTVPNVEQFFYEVPRGSRLEAMCRIIDVFNPKLSIVFSNTKRGVDQIVEHLQARGYMSEGLHGDMNQVQRDRVMGKFRSGNVEILVATDVAARGIDVDDVEAVFNFDIPSDVEYYVHRIGRTGRAGRTGRAFTFASGREFYKLRDIQRFTKAKMVQRSVPSVGDVEQAKTDKFLSGIRESMAQGGLENQVRVVEHFLENEQVSSLDMAAAMLKILMGPPREEQDDALLFNEPSRGRPGERDRDRDRNRPGPGFRESGPQQGMTRLMLNVGRNQQVEVRDVVGAIAGETGLSGRQIGKIVMQDSRCFVEVPTEFARDVVRVMDGNQIRGLRIEVKEVSEGGRADDDQRSMRKRPATVRPFRAKRPNSQNWDR, from the coding sequence ATGACAATCGAACGTTTTGAAGAACTGAATCTCTCCGAGGAAACACTGAAGGCCATTCAGGACATGGGGTTTGAGGAGCCGTCGCCCATTCAGGCCTTGGCCATCCCCATGCTGATGCAGGGCCGGGACGTCATCGGCCAGGCCCAGACCGGAACGGGGAAAACCGTGGCCTTCGGCATCCCGGTTTTGGAAAAGGTTGACCCCACGAGTCGGGACATCCAGGGCATCGTGCTCTGTCCGACCCGGGAACTGGCCATCCAGGTGGCCGAGGAGCTGAACACCCTGGCCAAATACCGCAAAGGGATCACCGTGCTTCCGGTCTACGGAGGGCAGCCTATTGATCGGCAGATCCGGGTGCTGCGCCAGGGGGCGCAAGTGATCATCGGCACCCCGGGCCGGGTCATGGACCATATGGACCGGGGGACCATCAAGCTGGACAAGGTCCGAATCGCGGTCCTGGACGAGGCGGACGAGATGCTGGACATGGGTTTCCGGGAAGACATCGAGCTGATCCTTCAGACCGTGCCCGCCAATCGGCAGACCGTGCTCTTTTCCGCGACCATGCCGTCGGAGATTTTGCGCCTGGCGGACACGTACCAGACTGACCGGCTGCTGGCCAAGGTATCCCAAAAAGTGCTCACCGTGCCGAACGTTGAGCAGTTTTTCTACGAGGTGCCCCGGGGCTCGCGGCTGGAGGCCATGTGTCGGATCATCGACGTGTTCAACCCCAAGCTGAGCATCGTCTTTTCCAACACCAAGCGGGGCGTGGACCAGATTGTGGAGCACCTTCAGGCCCGGGGGTACATGTCCGAGGGGCTGCACGGGGACATGAACCAGGTGCAGCGCGACCGGGTGATGGGCAAGTTCCGGTCGGGCAACGTGGAGATCCTGGTCGCCACGGACGTGGCCGCCAGGGGCATCGACGTGGACGATGTTGAAGCTGTCTTCAATTTCGATATTCCAAGCGACGTGGAGTACTACGTCCACCGCATCGGGCGAACGGGCCGGGCCGGACGGACCGGAAGGGCCTTCACCTTTGCCTCGGGCCGGGAGTTCTACAAGTTGCGGGACATCCAGCGGTTTACCAAGGCCAAGATGGTTCAGCGCAGCGTACCCAGCGTGGGCGACGTGGAGCAGGCCAAAACCGATAAGTTCCTGAGCGGGATACGAGAGAGCATGGCTCAGGGAGGGCTTGAAAATCAAGTGAGGGTTGTGGAGCACTTTTTGGAGAATGAACAGGTCTCTTCCCTGGACATGGCCGCGGCGATGCTGAAAATACTCATGGGACCGCCCAGGGAAGAACAAGACGATGCGCTGCTGTTCAACGAGCCGTCGCGCGGTCGGCCCGGAGAACGGGATCGGGATCGGGACCGGAATCGCCCTGGGCCCGGTTTTCGGGAGAGCGGACCGCAACAGGGCATGACCCGGCTGATGCTCAACGTCGGTCGCAATCAACAGGTGGAAGTGCGGGACGTGGTCGGGGCCATTGCCGGCGAAACCGGTCTTTCAGGACGGCAGATCGGCAAGATCGTGATGCAGGACAGCCGCTGCTTCGTGGAAGTCCCCACGGAATTCGCCAGGGACGTGGTGCGGGTGATGGACGGCAACCAGATTCGGGGGCTGCGAATCGAGGTCAAGGAAGTTTCGGAGGGTGGACGCGCGGACGACGACCAGCGCTCCATGCGCAAGCGGCCGGCCACGGTCCGTCCGTTCCGGGCCAAGCGGCCGAACTCGCAAAACTGGGACAGGTAA
- the sfsA gene encoding DNA/RNA nuclease SfsA, whose amino-acid sequence MLLPQPLITGVLIRRYKRFLADVRLENGEVVTAHTPNTGSMLGCSSPGSLVWLSRADNPKRKYPWTWELTETEAGVLVGIHTGRSNGLVWEALAEGKAAELAGYRPVRREVVVENGRLDMLLENAEGRACYVEVKNVTAVDEQGTAIFPDAVSVRASRHLETLAELVGKGHRAVIFFCVQRGDARRLSPADVIDPVYGQTHRRVSALGVEALAWRADVSQRAIALETPLPVVC is encoded by the coding sequence ATGCTGCTCCCCCAGCCTTTGATCACCGGTGTTTTGATCCGGCGTTACAAGCGCTTCCTGGCGGACGTCCGGCTGGAGAACGGCGAGGTGGTCACGGCGCACACCCCAAATACCGGGTCCATGCTTGGGTGTTCGAGTCCGGGAAGCTTGGTCTGGCTGAGCAGGGCGGACAACCCCAAACGCAAGTATCCCTGGACCTGGGAGTTGACCGAGACCGAGGCCGGCGTGCTGGTGGGCATCCATACCGGAAGGAGCAACGGTCTGGTCTGGGAGGCCCTGGCCGAGGGCAAGGCCGCTGAACTGGCCGGTTACCGACCAGTGCGCCGGGAGGTCGTGGTGGAGAATGGACGGCTCGACATGCTGCTGGAAAACGCCGAAGGTCGGGCTTGCTATGTGGAGGTCAAGAACGTCACCGCGGTGGATGAGCAGGGCACCGCGATCTTTCCGGACGCCGTGAGCGTCAGGGCCTCCCGGCATCTGGAAACCCTGGCCGAACTGGTCGGCAAGGGACACCGGGCCGTGATCTTTTTCTGCGTCCAGCGCGGTGATGCTCGCCGACTGTCCCCGGCGGACGTCATTGATCCCGTCTACGGCCAAACCCATCGCCGAGTGTCCGCCCTGGGCGTGGAGGCGTTGGCTTGGCGGGCGGACGTTTCACAGCGGGCCATCGCCCTGGAAACGCCTTTGCCCGTGGTTTGTTGA
- a CDS encoding NifU family protein — protein MREKVLAVLETIRPHLQRDGGDVELVDVSADAVVTVRLTGACKECPMSQVTLKNAVEKTILKELPEIRSVQAA, from the coding sequence ATGCGAGAAAAGGTCCTGGCGGTGCTGGAGACGATCAGACCGCATTTGCAACGAGACGGCGGGGATGTGGAACTGGTGGACGTCTCGGCGGACGCTGTGGTCACTGTGCGTTTGACGGGGGCCTGCAAAGAATGCCCCATGTCGCAAGTAACTCTTAAAAACGCCGTGGAAAAGACCATCTTGAAGGAACTGCCCGAGATCCGGTCGGTTCAGGCGGCTTAA